In the Flagellimonas sp. MMG031 genome, one interval contains:
- a CDS encoding DeoR/GlpR family DNA-binding transcription regulator — protein MLKEERHQLILNEVALHNRVLLADIAEVLNVSVDTVRRDVIQLDTEKKLKKVHGGAVSLAYANNTGEQTKVYAIEKKRIIAKKAVQLLRNGNIIIIHGGTTCLEFARNIPEKMSLTCFTLSLPIAIELCKKPKLEVIFLGGTIAKESQIASGGQAIHNLSKINADYGFIGTGYVDANYGLTEFDWESVQVKNAVIQASKSTVLLTISEKLNSRNRYKTCEMSDITTMITELEPTANILEDFRNTGVDVV, from the coding sequence ATGCTCAAGGAAGAAAGACACCAACTGATATTGAATGAAGTAGCTTTACATAACCGGGTCTTATTGGCCGATATCGCTGAGGTTCTCAATGTTTCGGTGGACACGGTCAGAAGGGACGTGATACAACTGGATACCGAAAAAAAGTTAAAAAAGGTGCACGGTGGGGCCGTTTCCCTGGCCTATGCCAATAATACCGGGGAACAGACCAAGGTCTACGCGATCGAAAAGAAACGGATCATTGCAAAAAAAGCGGTGCAATTATTGCGCAATGGCAATATCATCATCATCCATGGGGGAACGACCTGTCTGGAATTTGCCAGGAACATTCCCGAAAAAATGAGCCTTACCTGTTTTACCTTGAGCCTGCCCATTGCCATAGAATTGTGCAAAAAGCCGAAGCTGGAGGTGATTTTCTTGGGAGGCACCATAGCGAAAGAGTCCCAAATTGCGTCCGGTGGACAGGCAATCCACAATTTGTCGAAGATCAATGCCGATTACGGCTTTATCGGAACAGGATATGTCGATGCGAACTATGGGCTAACGGAGTTTGATTGGGAAAGTGTCCAGGTCAAAAACGCGGTCATTCAGGCTTCGAAGAGTACGGTCCTCCTTACGATATCGGAAAAGCTGAACTCAAGGAACCGATATAAAACCTGTGAGATGAGCGATATAACTACGATGATTACGGAACTGGAGCCTACCGCTAACATCTTGGAAGATTTTAGAAATACCGGTGTTGATGTAGTTTGA
- a CDS encoding anhydro-N-acetylmuramic acid kinase — protein sequence MKTFKVIGLMSGTSLDGLDIAYCHIWRTGDRWDFEIKKTKGIPYNNGLKEQLRKSIYLSASELLAFDVKYGIWLGERVKDFIQSAGIEVDFIASHGHTSHHRPELGFTHQLGSGQYLANTAGYKVICDFRNKDISLGGQGAPLVPIGDSHFFHAYDFCLNLGGISNISFEHKGRRIAYDIGLANMVLNHITAKIGLPYDDGGQLAQKGRLLPKLLNDLNKLEYYQQPFPKSTGFEWFMEQVVPILDHYDNDPKDLLHTCIHHICEQIVVQVNLNRSQKEASMLVTGGGAMNGYLIRVLQEQLGTTGKLVIPPAEIIAFKEAVVFALMGVLKMVNETNVLSSVTGASKDSSSGIIYEPQ from the coding sequence ATGAAGACGTTTAAGGTAATTGGTTTAATGTCGGGAACATCCTTGGATGGCCTGGATATCGCCTATTGTCATATCTGGAGAACAGGCGATAGGTGGGATTTTGAGATCAAGAAGACCAAAGGCATACCGTATAACAATGGATTGAAAGAACAGCTTAGGAAATCCATATATCTATCTGCCAGTGAACTCCTGGCTTTTGATGTGAAATATGGTATTTGGCTGGGTGAAAGGGTAAAGGATTTTATTCAAAGTGCCGGAATTGAAGTAGACTTTATTGCGAGTCATGGGCATACCAGCCATCACCGACCAGAACTTGGCTTTACCCATCAGTTGGGCTCTGGGCAGTACCTGGCCAATACCGCTGGGTACAAAGTTATTTGTGATTTTAGGAATAAGGATATCTCCTTGGGAGGCCAAGGTGCCCCCTTGGTTCCCATAGGGGATAGCCACTTCTTCCATGCATACGATTTTTGCCTCAATTTGGGAGGAATCAGCAATATTTCTTTTGAGCACAAAGGCCGGCGAATCGCTTACGATATCGGTCTCGCGAACATGGTATTGAATCACATCACGGCAAAGATCGGATTACCCTACGACGATGGGGGACAACTGGCGCAAAAAGGAAGGCTCCTTCCCAAACTTTTAAATGATTTGAACAAGCTAGAATATTATCAGCAACCCTTTCCCAAATCAACCGGATTTGAATGGTTCATGGAACAAGTAGTGCCTATTCTGGATCATTACGATAATGACCCAAAGGATTTGTTGCATACCTGTATCCATCATATATGCGAACAGATAGTTGTACAGGTCAATTTAAACCGCTCCCAAAAAGAGGCCAGTATGCTGGTGACCGGTGGAGGTGCAATGAACGGCTATTTGATAAGGGTCCTGCAGGAGCAGTTGGGGACGACGGGGAAATTGGTCATCCCGCCTGCGGAAATCATAGCGTTCAAAGAAGCCGTTGTATTTGCATTGATGGGCGTGCTAAAAATGGTAAATGAAACCAATGTGTTGAGCTCCGTCACAGGGGCGTCCAAGGATTCCTCCTCCGGCATCATTTACGAACCGCAATAG
- a CDS encoding JAB domain-containing protein: MEPKVNEIQISYREKLSTLKSLSLTNSKEVAQLLFKNWDADTIGLHETFKVLLLNRSNKVKGIYPLSHGGITGTLVDVRILFAIVLKTLSVGIILAHNHPSGQLKASEPDKQLTQKIKAAAQLFDVHVIDHIILAPDGRYYSFADNGIL; this comes from the coding sequence ATGGAACCCAAAGTCAACGAAATACAGATCAGCTATCGGGAGAAGCTCAGTACCCTGAAATCGCTCTCCCTGACCAACTCCAAGGAAGTGGCGCAACTGCTCTTCAAGAACTGGGACGCCGACACCATCGGTCTGCACGAGACCTTCAAGGTCTTATTGCTCAACCGCTCCAACAAGGTCAAGGGCATCTACCCGCTCTCCCATGGGGGCATCACGGGCACCTTGGTGGATGTCCGCATCCTCTTTGCCATTGTGCTCAAGACCCTGTCCGTGGGGATTATCCTCGCCCACAACCACCCCTCCGGACAGCTCAAGGCCAGCGAACCCGACAAACAGTTGACCCAGAAGATCAAGGCGGCGGCACAACTCTTCGATGTCCATGTGATCGACCATATCATCCTGGCACCCGATGGACGTTACTACAGTTTTGCGGACAACGGCATCCTATAA
- a CDS encoding RagB/SusD family nutrient uptake outer membrane protein: protein MKKHNIYSTVLTLMSIVLLASCETDFDNPNAATVDETFSSREGILAASVGLQQLYSTTGVRWAVETPAITTREGGITTTFQNMIELEDGGTSLPNFNSNVQGLWSSMLRIIKIAEDIEANAGTIELEAGTQSGLIAHAKLFKALAIGNLAQNFEQVIVVSNTDNQAEFVPRVSGYETAITLLNEAKSAIDENPVSQEFINAVTLGNIDVRNAINALLARYNLFAGNYEAAITAANSVDLTSTSTFEYDAINLNPIWSRVFLNNAPNFKPRDNFGLPSEFVFDPADGRNAFYLVPLDETNQNGLPIEDLAGFFNVNTGSIPVYIPDEMNLIVAEANIRKSGPDLGAAVAALNEVLTDTDDPFGINANVGPYAGASTSEAILMEVYKNRRAELFLTGMSLEDSRRFGRPEPSGTSMIYTEERNRNFYPYPDLERNSNPNTPDDPSI from the coding sequence ATGAAAAAACATAACATATACAGCACCGTATTAACACTGATGTCAATAGTACTATTGGCTTCTTGTGAGACCGATTTCGACAATCCCAATGCCGCAACGGTAGATGAAACCTTTTCATCCCGTGAAGGTATTCTCGCGGCATCCGTCGGACTACAACAGTTGTACTCGACCACGGGGGTACGATGGGCCGTGGAAACCCCTGCGATAACGACGCGGGAAGGCGGTATTACGACCACCTTCCAGAATATGATCGAACTTGAGGATGGCGGAACAAGCTTGCCCAATTTCAATTCAAATGTGCAGGGCTTATGGTCTTCCATGTTGCGCATCATAAAAATAGCCGAGGATATCGAGGCCAATGCAGGAACCATTGAATTGGAGGCAGGAACACAGAGCGGCCTGATAGCGCATGCCAAACTGTTCAAGGCTTTGGCCATAGGAAATTTGGCACAGAATTTTGAACAGGTCATCGTTGTCTCCAATACGGATAATCAGGCTGAATTTGTCCCAAGGGTATCTGGCTATGAAACGGCCATTACTTTGTTGAACGAAGCAAAAAGTGCCATCGATGAGAATCCCGTTTCACAGGAGTTCATCAATGCCGTAACCTTAGGGAATATCGATGTCCGCAATGCCATCAATGCATTGCTCGCACGATACAATCTGTTCGCGGGAAATTATGAAGCCGCAATAACCGCTGCAAACAGCGTGGACCTTACAAGCACGTCCACGTTTGAGTATGATGCCATCAATTTGAATCCCATTTGGAGCCGTGTCTTTCTGAACAATGCACCCAACTTTAAGCCAAGGGATAATTTTGGCCTCCCGTCCGAATTTGTCTTCGATCCTGCCGATGGGCGTAACGCTTTCTATTTGGTGCCCTTGGACGAAACCAATCAAAACGGATTGCCGATTGAGGACTTGGCGGGCTTTTTCAACGTAAATACCGGTTCCATACCTGTTTACATTCCGGATGAGATGAATTTGATAGTGGCGGAGGCAAATATCAGAAAGTCGGGTCCTGACCTTGGTGCTGCCGTGGCCGCCTTGAACGAAGTGCTTACCGATACCGATGATCCTTTCGGAATCAATGCCAATGTAGGCCCTTATGCCGGTGCGTCAACATCAGAGGCCATTTTGATGGAAGTATATAAAAATCGAAGGGCAGAACTCTTCTTGACAGGTATGAGCTTGGAAGACAGCAGGAGATTCGGTAGACCGGAACCCAGTGGGACATCAATGATCTACACGGAAGAAAGAAACCGCAACTTCTATCCGTATCCCGATCTGGAGAGAAACAGTAATCCGAATACCCCAGATGACCCGAGCATATAA
- a CDS encoding class I SAM-dependent methyltransferase: MMNQKIIDAWNKNAKEWIKVIANEEIGSRRFTNKAIVGELKNLAGDKVIDIGCGEGWLTRAITEMGKKAVGIDAIEPLLVAARSKGPESYHQMSYEDLMEGQPIPEAPFDIAVFNFCLYQKEGLTDLLRATKNQLHTEGKILIQTLHPFFMFDNGLDYKSQLISDSWQGLPGNFRDGHEWYARTLEDWVNIIGESSLQLNSIKEVLNSEGRPISLILKID, encoded by the coding sequence ATGATGAACCAAAAGATCATAGACGCTTGGAACAAAAACGCCAAGGAATGGATAAAAGTCATTGCCAACGAAGAAATCGGGTCCAGGAGATTTACCAATAAGGCCATTGTTGGCGAACTAAAAAACCTTGCTGGGGATAAGGTGATCGATATAGGCTGTGGAGAGGGATGGCTCACAAGGGCCATAACGGAAATGGGAAAAAAAGCGGTAGGAATAGATGCCATCGAGCCGCTATTGGTCGCAGCCCGATCGAAAGGGCCTGAGTCCTATCACCAAATGTCCTATGAGGATCTCATGGAGGGACAGCCCATACCAGAAGCTCCTTTCGACATCGCGGTATTCAACTTTTGTCTTTATCAAAAAGAAGGCCTTACCGATCTTTTGCGTGCCACAAAAAATCAGTTGCATACGGAAGGTAAGATCTTGATTCAAACGCTGCACCCCTTTTTTATGTTCGATAATGGACTGGATTATAAAAGTCAACTGATTTCCGATTCATGGCAGGGGCTACCCGGTAATTTTAGGGACGGCCACGAGTGGTATGCGAGGACTTTGGAAGATTGGGTCAACATCATCGGGGAATCATCCCTACAGCTGAACAGCATCAAAGAAGTTTTGAATTCGGAGGGCAGACCGATTTCCCTGATATTGAAAATCGATTGA
- a CDS encoding SusC/RagA family TonB-linked outer membrane protein, translated as MEKRSLNHNKILSRLAGFLMLFASAFAFAQTSDYSFSGTVSDSSDGAPIPGASVFIKNTTIGGVTDFDGKYSFTGNVASGSYQLQVSYLGYTTKTVPITIGSEGNVVTDVMLQEDLLSLDEVVVTGSTVGVNKRTLGNSISSVKSEDLVNNGATAVDQAISGKVTGALVQQNSGDPAGGISIRLRGPSTVLGSSDPLYIVDGIIISNSSNQLIDLGGNAQNRLADLNPNDIERIEIIKGAAAAAVYGSRASNGVVQIFTKKGRSGEPRFSFSTNVRVNELRKEIDYNTVPLSWVDPFDRNNLETVPATRYNYQDEFFGTGFGVENYISMNGGNEKTSYFLSASHLDNEGIIENTDFRRIGFKANLTQKAFDWLTVNAGLNYVRSVSSDIPNGGINAAYGAITGFVFSDNSINPFPNESGVYPVTSNLVPRTNPLEAVNRFDFGQKVNRFITSIGLDAKITEKLSANYTLGLDYFNQSATAFIPINNTSPNGNGFARRSDINNFQYNSDLNLSYKTNINEAITSTTTLGGSWQYEEFDRIGISADGLPPIVETAESGSILAQGEGRSQISYWGAFIQQSFGYKDKLYINGALRQDGASTFGEDERNQLYAKASLSYILSEEDFWEDTFGDAFSTFKVRASWGQAGNLTALTAFQRFTLLNPAAINGSPSLIPSTQQGDLNIAPERQEEIEFGFDAGFLNNRLGIEATYYKQDVTDLLLPRELAPSTGFASRIENVGNLENKGLEILLKGSPIKSEDFSWDITATYSKNENTVTNVAGGGQFALAGSFSTNFVIEGEPLGVFYRQFYARDPDGSISLDENGYPFTGVTEDGSTSKVIGDPNPEWFGSLINEFTYKDFSFRVQFDAVQGFDVFNWNRRLLDNVIFGGGFNVGQELLGNRPKGFGGAQAGIFEEFVEDGSFVKLRELALSYNLREPFKGVDNLKISLVGRNLISWDDYSGWDPEINSAGQSNGVRGFDFAGVPIPRTYQIGINVNF; from the coding sequence ATGGAAAAACGAAGTTTAAATCACAACAAGATCCTATCCAGACTGGCCGGTTTTCTGATGCTGTTCGCAAGTGCTTTCGCATTTGCACAAACATCGGATTATTCCTTTAGCGGTACGGTTAGCGATAGTAGCGATGGGGCACCGATTCCAGGTGCATCCGTATTTATCAAGAATACTACCATTGGGGGAGTAACCGACTTTGACGGAAAGTATTCCTTCACTGGAAATGTGGCCAGCGGGAGCTATCAATTGCAGGTAAGTTATCTAGGGTACACCACCAAGACGGTGCCGATTACCATAGGTTCGGAAGGGAACGTGGTAACGGACGTCATGCTTCAAGAAGACCTTTTGAGCTTGGACGAAGTCGTGGTTACCGGTTCTACGGTAGGAGTGAACAAGCGTACCTTGGGGAATTCCATTTCTTCGGTCAAGTCGGAGGATTTGGTGAATAATGGTGCCACTGCTGTAGACCAGGCCATTTCCGGAAAAGTCACCGGCGCCTTGGTCCAACAAAACTCAGGTGACCCTGCTGGAGGGATAAGCATTCGTTTGCGGGGCCCCAGCACCGTTCTGGGAAGTTCAGATCCCTTGTATATTGTGGATGGGATCATTATTAGCAATTCAAGTAACCAGTTGATCGACCTAGGAGGTAATGCACAGAACAGATTGGCCGACTTGAACCCAAACGATATCGAGCGTATCGAAATCATAAAGGGTGCCGCTGCGGCAGCCGTTTATGGATCTAGGGCCAGTAATGGTGTGGTACAAATATTTACCAAAAAGGGAAGATCTGGGGAACCAAGGTTCAGTTTTTCCACGAATGTAAGGGTCAATGAACTTCGTAAAGAAATAGATTATAACACGGTCCCGCTATCATGGGTCGACCCGTTCGATAGGAATAACCTGGAGACAGTTCCGGCAACTCGATACAACTATCAGGATGAATTTTTCGGCACGGGATTCGGTGTTGAAAACTATATTTCCATGAACGGGGGCAATGAGAAGACCTCTTATTTTCTTTCCGCATCCCATTTGGACAACGAGGGAATCATAGAGAACACGGATTTTCGGCGTATCGGCTTTAAGGCGAATTTGACCCAGAAGGCCTTTGATTGGCTGACCGTAAATGCAGGACTGAATTACGTGCGAAGTGTAAGTAGCGATATTCCCAACGGCGGTATCAATGCTGCTTACGGGGCCATTACTGGCTTTGTGTTCAGCGATAACTCGATCAACCCCTTTCCCAATGAATCCGGTGTCTACCCCGTTACCTCCAATTTAGTTCCACGGACCAACCCTCTGGAAGCGGTCAACCGCTTTGATTTCGGACAAAAGGTCAACCGTTTCATCACAAGTATCGGATTGGACGCCAAAATCACCGAGAAGCTTTCCGCCAACTATACCTTGGGATTGGATTATTTCAATCAATCCGCTACGGCATTTATCCCCATCAACAATACGTCACCGAACGGGAACGGATTTGCCAGAAGATCGGACATCAACAATTTTCAATATAACAGTGATTTGAACCTGTCCTATAAAACCAATATCAATGAAGCGATCACGTCAACAACTACCTTGGGCGGATCTTGGCAGTATGAGGAGTTTGACCGTATAGGCATCAGCGCCGACGGACTACCGCCCATCGTGGAAACCGCGGAAAGCGGCAGCATATTGGCCCAAGGAGAGGGCAGATCACAGATATCGTATTGGGGTGCCTTTATCCAACAATCGTTTGGCTATAAGGACAAACTCTATATCAACGGTGCGTTGCGGCAGGATGGTGCCTCTACTTTTGGCGAGGACGAGCGCAACCAGCTCTATGCCAAGGCGAGTCTGTCCTATATTCTTTCCGAGGAGGACTTTTGGGAGGATACCTTTGGGGATGCCTTTAGCACATTTAAAGTAAGGGCCTCCTGGGGACAGGCGGGGAACCTTACCGCACTTACGGCATTTCAGCGTTTTACCTTGCTCAATCCGGCAGCCATCAATGGCTCTCCAAGTTTGATTCCAAGTACCCAACAGGGGGATTTGAATATAGCGCCGGAGCGGCAAGAGGAAATAGAGTTCGGTTTTGACGCCGGGTTCTTGAACAATAGACTGGGTATCGAAGCGACCTATTACAAGCAGGATGTCACGGATCTATTATTGCCCAGGGAGCTTGCCCCATCGACCGGTTTCGCTTCCCGAATAGAAAATGTGGGCAACTTGGAGAACAAGGGTCTGGAAATTCTTTTAAAGGGTTCCCCCATAAAATCAGAGGATTTTTCGTGGGACATTACCGCCACCTACTCCAAGAATGAGAATACGGTTACCAATGTTGCCGGTGGAGGGCAGTTTGCGCTCGCGGGCAGTTTCTCGACCAACTTTGTCATCGAAGGTGAACCATTGGGTGTATTCTACAGACAGTTCTATGCTCGCGATCCCGATGGAAGTATTTCCTTGGATGAAAATGGATATCCCTTTACGGGGGTCACGGAAGATGGTTCCACATCGAAAGTGATCGGTGATCCCAACCCAGAATGGTTCGGTTCCCTGATCAATGAATTTACCTATAAGGACTTTTCCTTTAGGGTCCAGTTCGATGCCGTTCAAGGATTCGATGTCTTCAACTGGAACAGAAGATTGTTGGACAACGTCATCTTTGGAGGCGGGTTCAATGTAGGCCAGGAATTATTGGGTAACCGACCTAAAGGTTTCGGAGGTGCACAGGCAGGTATTTTCGAGGAATTTGTTGAGGATGGTTCTTTTGTAAAGCTTCGGGAATTGGCCCTAAGCTATAATCTAAGGGAACCGTTCAAAGGGGTCGATAATTTGAAGATCAGTCTAGTGGGCAGGAACTTGATTTCTTGGGATGACTACAGTGGTTGGGACCCTGAAATCAACTCTGCCGGACAGAGCAATGGAGTTAGAGGATTTGATTTTGCCGGGGTACCTATCCCGCGCACATATCAAATAGGTATAAATGTCAACTTCTAA
- a CDS encoding plasmid pRiA4b ORF-3 family protein → MNKTFKFRIELDGTSPNIWREFLVSSETKFNRLHHIIQIVMGWKNNHLYEFSMDSYRIGPQFEDDGFNGPNEIIDSKTITIGDVLQHKGQQLEYLYDFGDYWQHVLTLEMIIPDLAIPFPVCCAGALGCPPENVGGLAGFYDFLRIMEKPRHPKHKETKAWANGQLAPTDSSYDSQQFTLEKINYILLHLDTYIQDWEKKANP, encoded by the coding sequence GTGAACAAAACCTTCAAGTTTCGCATCGAATTGGATGGAACCTCACCAAACATATGGCGTGAATTTTTGGTCTCATCCGAAACCAAGTTTAATAGGCTACACCACATCATTCAGATTGTAATGGGATGGAAGAACAATCATCTGTATGAATTCTCGATGGATAGCTATCGTATTGGCCCACAATTTGAGGACGATGGTTTTAATGGCCCAAATGAGATCATCGATTCAAAGACAATCACCATTGGCGACGTACTGCAACATAAGGGACAGCAATTGGAATATCTATACGATTTTGGCGATTACTGGCAACATGTATTGACCTTGGAAATGATTATTCCTGATTTGGCCATCCCCTTCCCTGTCTGTTGTGCCGGCGCCTTGGGCTGCCCTCCGGAAAACGTTGGTGGTTTAGCGGGGTTTTATGATTTTTTAAGGATCATGGAAAAACCTAGACATCCAAAGCACAAGGAAACAAAAGCATGGGCAAATGGCCAGCTTGCCCCCACGGATAGCAGTTACGATTCCCAACAATTCACATTGGAAAAGATCAATTATATCTTGCTCCATCTGGATACCTATATACAGGATTGGGAGAAGAAGGCCAATCCATAG
- the ssb gene encoding single-stranded DNA-binding protein, giving the protein MSTLRNKVQLIGNVGQDPVITDLDGGKRVARLTLATNEHYKNNQGERITNTEWHTVIGWGKLADIIEGFVTKGKEIAIEGKLTSRSYEDKEGNKRYVTEVVASEILLLGGNTNEG; this is encoded by the coding sequence ATGAGTACATTGAGAAACAAAGTACAACTTATCGGAAACGTGGGACAGGACCCCGTGATCACCGATCTGGACGGTGGAAAACGTGTGGCGCGGCTGACACTGGCCACCAACGAGCACTACAAGAACAACCAAGGGGAGCGCATCACCAATACCGAATGGCATACCGTCATCGGATGGGGGAAGCTGGCCGACATCATCGAGGGCTTCGTGACCAAGGGCAAGGAAATTGCCATCGAAGGGAAACTGACCTCCCGTTCCTACGAGGACAAGGAAGGGAACAAGCGCTATGTCACCGAAGTGGTGGCCAGCGAGATCTTATTGTTGGGCGGAAACACCAACGAGGGATAA